TATTGAGGAAAACAGCACGGGCCTTCTTAAAAAAGAAGCACACAGCCTGAAAGGGGCGTCAAACTCCATGGGGGCCAAACAAATTGCAGATCTCGCTATGCGCCTTGAAAAGCAAGATGAGAGCCCTCTTCCCACCAGTGAAGAGTTATACGCTGCCTTTGAACGTTTCAAGCAAGAAGCCACCCAAAGGTTCTTATCAGAAGAAGGCTAAGAGCCTATTCAGATTAGCTTGACTCGCATGGTCTCAATGCTGTGCCTGCCATTGCTGAACCCATGTGATGAATTCATCAGAACGCATGGGCTTGCCCATAAAATAACCCTGGGCAATATCACAGCCTGCGTTTTTCAGGAAATCCCAGTGGTCTTGTGTTTCAACACCTTCGGCAACCACCTTTAACCCCATCGCCTTGGCCTAGCCGAGGATCGCATTAATGATAATGCGGGAATCTTTATCCTCATGAGCATCCATAACAAAGGATCGGTCAATTTTCAGCTCGGAAAACGGCATGCGGTGTAGTTCCACCAAAGAGGAATAGCCCGTGCCAAAATCATCAATGGAAACGCTGATCCCCTTAATCCGCAAACGGGTTAAAATATCCAGCGTCTTGCGCGCATCGGTCATCGCGCTGCTTTCTGTCACTTCCAAAATCAATTGGGTTGCAGGGACACCATATTGATCCAGCGCTCTGGACACTTTGCTGGGAAAATCCAGATCCGTCAGGGAAGAGGCTGACAAATTAACTGCAACCGCAATATCAAGGCCACTTTCTTTCCACTTGGCCGCTTCCTGAACCGCAAGTTCCAATACCTGATAGGTCATAGGCTCAATCAAGCCCGTCTGTTCAGCCAGCGTAATAAATTCATCGGGGTAGATCAAACCACGGTTTGGTTCCTGCCAACGCACCAGCGCTTCGGCAGAGGTCACAGCCTGTGTATTCATGTCGACCTTAGGCTGAAAACTCAAAAACAAACGCCCTGCCTGTATCGCATGGTTCAAATCATTTTCGCGCACAGACTTAGTCACTTCAGGGGCGCGTTGTAGAACTTCACGCAACCCCGCACCAGTCACAGGCTTACGCAGGTTTCCAATAACTTCCAGGCCGAAGTCTGAGCCCAAATTCATCGCACTTTTCAACAGACGTTCATCAAAGCTACTGATCAGGGCAATTGAAGCTTTGCAATTGATGGACCCTAAATAGCGCAGCACCTCAATCCCGTCACAATCAGCCAGAGAAAGGTCCTGAATGATCACATCCGGTTTAATTTGATCAACCTTGGTCTTGAACTCTTCGAATTCAGCGGCAGTTTCAACATCAAACCCTTCCTTGGTCGCCAACAAGGAAATCAGCTGACGGATTTCTTCATCATCGTCAAAAATAATTAGGGAACGATTTGAAGACATGCACTTACCTTATTTCTTTAATTTTTATTTTCCGCAAAGCGATACTATAACCAATCTTTCGTATGACCGCCACAATCGATGCATAATAGATTAAATTTATGCAATATATAAACAAATTTTGAACAAAAAACACAATTTTGAGGTCAATGCTCTGCGTTTATTTTTCATCTGACAGTTTCATACAAATTTGACGTTCGTAATTTGACTTCCCTGCCCCTTTGGGTCATCTTTGTACATGCAACACGAATGAGCCGGAAAAAATGAATAAAACAGTCCTTATTGTTGAAGACAATGAAATGAACATGAAATTGTTCAATGACTTGTTGCAGGCCCATAGCTACAACACCGTACAAACCAACAGCGGCCATAATGTCAAAGAGCTGATTGCAAAACATCAGCCCGACCTGATCATTCTGGATATTCAATTGCCTGAAATTTCCGGCTTTGACATTGCCGCCATGCTTAAAAATGACGTTGCTTCCAAACAAATCCCCCTTATTGCCGTCACCGCTTTTGCCATGAAGGGGGATCAGGAGAAAATCCTGCAAGCCGGATGTGACGGCTATCTCTCCAAGCCCATCTCCGTGCCTTTGTTTCTGGAAACAGTTTCCAAATTTCTGGCATAACGGATAAACAAAAAAAGAGCCCCGAAATCTCAAGGGCTCTTTTTTTATAAGGTATACTTTAAAAAGCGTCAGATTATTTAATCTTAGCTTCTTTGAAAAGCACGTGCTTGCGTACCACCGGGTCGTATTTGCGGAATTCCAGCTTCTCGGTGATGTTACGCGGGTTTTTCTTCGTGACGTAGAAATAACCTGTGTCAGCGGTGCTTACCAGTCTAACCTGAATGGTGGTTGGCTTAGCCATCTTACTTAATCCTGTAGCAAAAAATTGCGTCTATGAGGGCCGGACAATACAAGCATTTTTGCCCATGTCAAGCAGGTTTCTAAATTTTTGTGACAATCGGCACAAACCCGCCCTATTGCGCCACTGTTGCAATGGTCGTAAAGCCCCTGAAACGTTGATATAAGCTGGAATCAAGAATGAGATTACGCGCAACATCCATATCGATTCTGTTTTTTTGATGATCTGGTGCACAAGATTGACGCAAGTTTTTACGCCCGGTGCGATCTTCAATTCCCACCGTTTGCCAATCTTTTCTCAAGCGTTGACCACTCACTTCCCATAAGGCTGGTCCCCGTTCACTATTGCTTTTGACCCCACTTGTACAAACCGACGGCCGCACACCCAATCCATGAAAGGCATAACCACTGGGCGCAATCAGGCGTGACCATGTCACCGTGACTTCCCCATCATTAGGCAAGCGCTGTACCGATTGCACAGTCCCCTTGCCATAAGAAGAACTGCCAACAACCACACCACGGGCACGGTCTTGCAAAGCTGCGGCCACAATTTCAGAGGCAGACGCACTTTTTCCATTCAGCAGCACCACAATAGGGCGTCCCTGCGCCACATCAATCAGGTCAGCCTCATAGGTTTCAAAACTATCGGGATGACGCCCCTGTGTGGAAATAATCCGCCCCCCAGCTACAAACAGGTCTGCAACCTGTACTGCCCGTTTCAGCAGTCCACCGGGGTTATTGCGCAAATCCAGTATAATCCCTTTAAAACGATGCCCATGCATCAAGGCATAATCCTGTACGTCCTGTGAAACCGTCCCCACGGTACGTTCATTAAAACCAGATAAACGGATGGAAAGAATCCCATCGTCATAGGTACTAAACACGGTTTGCGGGATCACCAGCTCACGCCAGATAAACACGGTTTGGCTGACACCTGTATCAGGGCGTTCAATCAAAAGAGACAGTTCTGTCTGAATTTTCCCACGCAGCAAGGCGTTGACTTCAAATAAAGACTTACCAATGACAGGTTCATCATTAACGCGTACCACCATGTCGCCTTGGCGAACCCCGGCTTTATAGGCAGGTCCTTGAACCTGAGCATGACTAATCAGGAAACGTTCATCAATTTTTTTAAGCGCCATCCCCACACCGCCAAACCCTTCACGGCGATCACGGTGACGTTCAGCCTCTTTCTTTCCGGCATAACGTGAGAAGATATCCAGATTGGACAGGGCTGCATCAAAAACCGCCTCATAGATGCGTTCAGCGTTCGTTGCAGCCAGATCATGGGAATGGGGCCAAAGCGCTTCCAGCACCTCGTAAACGGCGTCAGACCAGCTTTCACTATCATGGGCAAGAGGTTCCACCACTGCCTTGAGAAAGCGCTCTCCGTAATGAACCTCAATCACCCCGTTGTTTTCTTCAATGATAATTTCAGGGTCAATGGTCGCCAGCCCTCGCATGCCTTCCAGCCCTAAGGAGCGAACATCCACCGGGGTCAAGGCGCGTTCTGACACATTATAAAAACCCGAGGCTAAAACCGATGATACCTCATCTGCGGGCAGAACCTGATTAATCTGGTTGGCAAAATCCCCTAACCATGCCTGTTCAGCCGTGAGCTGAGGGGTCACGCAGCCGCTTAGGCTTAAAAGCCCGCTCATAAGCATTGATAAAGAAAGGGATGCCTGTTTCATGGGGCCATCATGCCAAATTCCCCACAAAACTGCGAGTCAATTCAACATGCAATCTATTCACCTTGTACGTCTTCTGCTTTTCGGTGCTTTTTTAAAGCCTTTGCGATGGCCTTTCTTGGGGCGACGTCCACCACCCCCCAGTTTTGCTGCCTTGGCAACATCCTTATCGCTCAGCACGATATTAAACACCATGCCACCTGTAACCACATCGGCTTCCATCAGCTTGACCTCTACGGTCTGCCCCAAACGGAAGGTGAAGCCACTGCGCTTACCCACTAATGTATGAAGCTGCTCATCATGATCGTAATAATCATGAGGCAAACTGCGGATCGGCACCAAGCCATCGGCACCTGTTTCATCCAGTGTGACAAACAGGCCAAAACGAGTCACCCCATTAATGCGCGCCCCAAAGCTCGCCCCGACACGATCAGCCATAAACAAGGTGGTGTAGCGATCCATGGCATCGCGTTCTGCCGCAGCCGCGCGACGTTCTGTTTTAGAGAGATGATCACCCATATCGGCAAAATCTTTGCCATCGCTTTCCAGCCCACCTTCCCCAAGGCCATAACCTCGAATCAGGGCGCGATGAACCAACAGGTCAGAATAGCGTCGAATGGGAGATGTGAAATGCGCATAACGGCTTAGCGCCAAGCCAAAGTGACCGATATTTTCCGGGTTATATTCCGCTTGGGATTGAGAACGCAGCACCACCTGATTGACCATATGGTTTTGATCGGTTTCACGCACATCATTCAAGATACGGTTAAAGATTTTCGGGCTCGGCTGCTGACCTTTTGCCAGCTTGATATCAAGAGAGCCAAGGAACTGACGCAAGGCTTCCATCTTTTCCAGACCCGGCGCATCGTGGATACGATACATGCAGGGCTGACGCTTCTGTTCCAAGGCTTCGGCTGCGGCCACATTGGCCGTGATCATGAATTCCTCAATCAGCTTGTGACTATCAAGGCGCTGACGTTTATCAATGGAAGCGACCTGACCTTCTTCGTTAAAAGCGATCTTTCGTTCCGGCACATCCAGTTCCAACACATTGCGTGCCTCGCGATAGCACAGGAAACTGTCATAGGCACCATAAAGCGGATTAATCACCGTTTCGATCAGCTGTTCTGTCACCTCGTCTGTCTGACCATCACGCGCAGCTTGGGCTTGTTCATAGGTCAGACGCGCATGGCTGCGCATCAGGCCACGGATAAATTTATGGCGCAGCAATTTGCCATCTTTATCAATCCACATATGAACGGCCAGACAACCACGGTCTTCATGAGGCACCAACGAGCACCAGCCATTTGACAGAGCTTCGGGCAGCATGGGCACCACACGATCCGGGAAATAGACTGAATTCCCCCTCTCGTAAGCTGAACGATCCAGATCATCACCACCGCGCACATAATGGGAGACATCGGCAATGGCGACAATAATATGCCAGCCGCCTTTGTTATTTTCATCCATATCGGCTTCGGCAAAGACCGCATCGTCAAAATCACGCGCATCCGGCCCATCAATAGTCACCAATGGGATTTCACGTAAATCCACCCGTTTGCCCAGCGGTACCGCCTTGGCATTTTCCGCTTGCTCAACCGCTTCGCTCGGGAATTCAGACGGGATGTCATGGGCATGAATGCATACCAGCGAAACCGCCTTGGGCTGATTGGTATCGCCCAGACGTTCCACCACACGGGCAGGCTTTAGGCCAAAGACCCGCCCCGGTAGCGGTTCACATAGCACCAGCTCGCCATTTTCGGCCTCCAAGGCATTTTCATGGGCAATGATGAATTCAGATTTTGCCCGGCGATCTGTCGGGATCAAGCGGCCCTGATCACCACCACTTTGATAAATCCCCAAGATGCGCGAGGGGGCTTCTGAAATCTGACGAATGACCTGAGCTTCATATTCCTTGGCCGAGATTTTGTGCATGCGACATAACACACGATCGCGCAGGCCATAGGCTGTGCGCCCGCCAGACTGGGCGACATAGACCTTGGGCGGTTCATCATCGCCTTGCCAGCTCAATGGTTTGGCCAGCAATTCACCATCCGTATCAATACCCGTAATTTCCAACACGGTCACATCGGGCATAGAACCCGGTGTGGCAAAACGGCGTTTACCGCCACGACCAATTTTGCCGTCTTTTTCCAGCTCTCTCAAAATCTTCTTAAGCTGAATTTTCGCAGGCCCTAGCAAGGCAAAAGCACGCGCAATTTCACGTTTGCCGACCTTGCCCGGTGACTCATTGATAAATTCCACGATCTGGGCTTTGGTCGGAAAAGGGACTGGTTTTCTGGTGTTGTCTGTCACGTCAGGTGCCTATAATGGAAAGCGTCATCGCTGGATTAATCCACGACTGTCCAATTCAAATAAATGTGTCATTCCCGACTTGATCGGGAATCCAGTAAAATCTTAAGACCACGCAATTCTGGATCCCCAGTCAAGCTGGGGATGACGAATATGTTTTGATCATAACAGATCCACGCGGGGGCGAGGATGACGTTTTTATGATCTGCAAATTACTCGCTTGCTGCCTTCTTTTTAGCAGGGGCTTTTTTCTTTGCTGTTGTTGTCTTCTTGGCCGCGGGCTTTTTTGCGGCCGTTTTTTTGGCCGCAGGTTTCTTTTTGGCAGGGGCTTTCTTCTTCTTTGCACCCGCGCCTTTCTTGTTCAGGGCTTCAATCGCCCATTCCAAGGTCACTTCTTCACGGTCCATGTCTTTTGGCAGGCGTACATTGATGCGGCCCACTTTCACAAACGGACCCCAACGGCCATTTTGCAGGATGATGTCTTTTTTCTCATCCGGATGTTGGCCCAAAACCACCATTTGCGTCTTTTCCATTTTTTCATGGATCAGGGCAATGGCGCGGTTTTCACCGATGGTATAAGGGCTATCTTCCTTGATAGACACAAAGGTCTTACCCACAGAAACATAAGGGCCGAAACGACCAATGCCCGCCTTAATCACTTCGCCTGTTTCCGGGAAAATCCCCACATTACGTGGCAAGGACAACAGCTTGAGTGCTGCCTGAAGGTCCACTTCCGCCGGGTTCATATCTGCGGTCAGCGATGCCCGCTTGGGCTTTTTCTTTTTGTCTTCCGGATCAATATCCCCGATCTGAACATAAAGCCCATAAGGCCCGCGACGCATGGTCACCATTTGATCAGTTTCAGGGTCAACACCCAACTCTTTGGGCCCGGAATCCAGATCAGGCAGTGCCTGATCGCCTTCATCCTTGACCAGCGGACGGGTGTAGTTACACTCAGGATAGTTAGAGCACCCAATAAAGGCGCCAAATTTTCCCAATTTCAAGCTCAAGCTGCCATCGGCGCAAGTCGGGCAAGAGCGTGGGTCTTTACCATCTTCGCGTTCGGTAAAGAAATGTTCTGCCAGTTCCTTGTTCAAGGTATCCAGTACATCGCGTACACGCAATTCCTTGGTATCATCCACCGCACCACTAAAGGCCACCCAGAATTCACGCAAGACTTTCTGCCAGTCTTCCTGACCATTGGAAATTTCATCCAGCTGATCTTCAAGGTTGGCGGTGAAATCATATTGGACATAACGTTCAAAGAAGTTCGCCAAGAAGGCTGTCACCAAACGGCCACGATCTTCCGGGATAAAGCGTTTTTTATCCAAACGCACATAATCGCGATCCTGAAGCACGGAAATGATGCTGGCATAAGTGGATGGACGACCGATGCCGAGCTCTTCCATCTTTTTCACCAGCGAGGCTTCCGAATAGCGCGGGGGCGGCTGGGTGAAATGCTGTTCTGCCTTGACCGGACCAAGGTTTAGCTTGTCACCAGTTTGAACATCCGGCAGCATCTTGCCACCTTTTTCATCATCATCAGCCGCATCATCACGACCTTCCTGATAAAGCGTCAGGAAACCATCAAAGACGATGACAGAACCGCTGGCACGCAACCAAGTCTGCTTATCTTCATTTTGGATGACCACGCCCACTTGATCCAGCACAGCGCTTTCCATCTGACAGGCAACGGTGCGTTTCCAGATCAGGGTATAAAGTTTCAGCTGGTCCGCATCGAGATATTGCGCCATGGCTTCCGGGCGACGGCTGACACCTGTCGGGCGGATCGCTTCGTGGGCTTCCTGTGCGTTCTTCTGTTTGGTCTTATAAGTGCGCGGTGCTTTCGGCAGATAGTTTTCACCATATTGATCTTTAATCAGATCACGCGCAGCAAAAATAGCTTCGTTTGACAGGCTCACCGCATCGGTACGCATATAGGTGATCAAACCAACGGTTTCCCCGCCGATATTGATCCCTTCATAAAGCTTCTGCGCCACCTGCATGGTGCGTTTGGCCCCAAAACCCAATTTGCGCGAGGCTTCTTGCTGCAAGGTTGATGTTGTAAATGGCGGGGCGGGATTGCGACGTGTTTTCTTACGTTCCACATCACCGACCGTATAGGTCCCGGCTTCCACAGTTGCAACCGCACCATTGGCCGCATTTTCATTGCCAATGGACAGTTTCGCCAGCTTTTCACCGTTTAAATGAGTGAGGTTTGCCGCCAGTGTCTTTTTCTTCGGTGTGGTGAATTTGGCATCCACCGTCCAATATTCATCAGACTTAAAGGCTTCAATCTCGGCCTCACGCTCACAAATCAGGCGCAGGGCAACAGACTGTACACGCCCGGCAGAACGCGAACCCGGCAATTTGCGCCACAACACAGGCGACAGGTTAAAGCCCACAAGATAATCCAGCGCACGGCGCGCAAGATAAGCTTCGACCAGTTCCTGATTGATCTCTCGCGGGGATGCAACCGCATCCAGAACAGCCTGTTTGGTAATTTCGTGGAAGACGATACGTTTAACATCGACCCCTTTAAGCAGACGTTTTTTCTCCAGCACTTCCTGAACATGCCATGAAATGGCCTCCCCTTCGCGATCGGGGTCAGTTGCGAGAAACAGTTTGTCTGCGCCCTTCATGGCGTCTGTAATTTCTTTGAACTGCTTTTTAGAACGCGCATCCATTTCCCAATCCATGGAGAATCCATCATCGGGGCGCACCGACCCATCTTTGGCCGGCAAGTCACGAATGTGACCATAAGAGGCAAAAACCTTATAATCCTTGCCCAGATATTTATTGATCGTTTTGGCCTTGGCTGGCGATTCTACGACAACAACGTTCATCTGTTACGTCTTCTAAAAGCTATTTCACTACAAATCTCAGTGCAGCTATACCATTCAAATGATTAAAGAAACCTTATTTCCGGGATGACGTTCCAGCTGCCCGGCAAGTTCCAGTTCCAAAAGAACGGTTTGCACAATTGAAGCAGAGATTTGGCATTGACGGATGATTTCGTCAACACAAACTGGCGTTACAGACAAACTTTCTGTGATCATTGTTCGTCCTTCAACCAGTTCGTCTTCTGCAGGCAAACCAGTCTTACCCCCCTGAAAATAGACATTTTTATCTTCTTTTAAGGGAATATTTTGAAGGTCATTAAGTACATTAAAAATATTTTCAGCCCCTTCCAGCAAATGTGCCCCATCGCGAATCAAAGCATTTGTCCCTTTGGAACGCGGGTCTAGCGGTGATCCAGGCACCGCAAAAACCTCGCGCCCCTGCTCCAGGGCCATACGCGCACTAATCAAAGAACCAGAACGTGGCGAGGCTTCCACCACCACAATCGCGCGACACATACCGGAAATAATCCGGTTGCGCCGTGGGAAATGGCGTGCCTGTGGCCGTGTGCCCATTTTCGATTCTGCAATGACACACCCACGTTCCACCATTTCATTATATAAAGTCGTGTTTTCTTTCGGGTAAATCACATCAACCCCACCGCCTTGCACCCCGACAGTGCCTGTTTCAAGGCTTGCCGCGTGGGCCGCACCATCCACGCCACGGGCCAGACCTGAGACAACCAGTAATCCGCCTTGGCCCAGCTCCCGTGCGATCTGGGCTGCAAACTTACAGCCATTGATCGAAGCATTACGCGCCCCGACAATGGCGACTGCCCGTTTTGTTAAAAGATGTTCATGACCGCGCACAGTCAAAATGGGAGGGGCATCTTCAACATGGGCCAACAAGGGGGGATAAGTTGCCTCATCACGCAACACCATTTTGGCCCCGATTTCATCAAGCTGTTCCAGCTCGTCCAACGCTTCGCGTCTGGAACAGATTTTAATCGCTTTTTTCCGTCCGCCCTTTTTCGCCAAATGAGGCACAGCATCCAGCGCCTCTTTCGCTGTTCCAAACTGTTCAAGTAAACGATAAAACGTCACAGGGCCGACATTTTCACTGCGAATCAAACGCAGCCATGCCAGCCGTTCATCAGATGTTAAAGAAGAAGAACCCATCACATACCTTCCTGATTTATGTTTCAAGAAAGCTATGGATGGGTTTGAAGGATTTTATTTCTTTTGGCCGATTTTTGGTTCTTCACCCGCCAAAATACGTTTAATATTTTCCTGATGGCGAATAAAACCCAACACTGCCAGCATAAAGGCAACCACAGCCAAACTCTCATTGCCAAGGAAGAACATATAAACCGGAGAGATCGCAAAAGCGACCAAAGCGGACAGGGATGACATTTTAAAGGTAAAGGCAATCAACAGCCATGTGGCACAGGCTGCCAAGCCCGCAGGCCAGCACAATGCAATCAACACACCCAACGTGGTTGCAACCCCTTTGCCGCCCTGAAACTTCAGCCACATGGGGAAGTTATGGCCGATCACCGCCATCATACCTGCAATCATGGCTTCTTCCGGTCCATAGTAGGCCCCGGCAATCAAAGCAGCGACTGCCCCTTTGCCACCATCTAAAATAAGCGTAGCAACAGCCAGCCCTTTACGACCGGTGCGCAGCACATTAGTTGCGCCAATATTGCCTGAACCGATGGAACGCAAATCGCCTGCCTGAAAGAATTTTGTCAGCAGCAAACCAAACGGAATTGCGCCCAGCAAATAGCCCAAAATAGCGGCCATTTGCCATGCATGCGTCACAACGACGGGTGTCATCCCCATAAGGTCAGCTCCTATTTCATTTCAAAGACGGTACGTCCGTCAATTACGGTGCGCAAACAACGCCCTTGCGCCAAACGGCCATCAAAGGGAGAGTTTTTGGATTTGGATGCCAGTTGGTCCGCATCAATTTTCCAGCCCAATTCCGGGTCAAATACACACAAATCTGCAGCCGCGCCTTTTTCCAAACGCCCTGCCGGCAAGCCGATAATATCAGCCGGGCTGCATGTCACCGTGCGCAAGCACTCTAATAGCGACATATGTTTGTTATGATAAAGTTCCAGCGTAATCGCCAAAAGCGTTTCCAACCCAACACCACCAAAAGCGGCCTGAGCAAACGGCAAGCGTTTTGAATCTTCATCTTCCGGGGCGTGGTCTGAGGCAATGGCATCAATTGTGCCATCTTTCAAACCTTCAATAATGGCTTGGCGATCTTCTTCACTGCGCAGTGGTGGAGACAGCTTGGCAAAGGTGCGATAATCCCCCACCGCCAACTCGTTTAATGAGAAATACGGCGGTGCTGTATCACACGTCACACGCACGCCACGCTCTTTGGCCCGGCGAATGATATCAATACTTTCTGCCGTGGAAATATGACCAAAATGCAAGCGCCCCCCTGTATCTTCGGCCAATCGGACATCACGGGCCACCATGATGGTTTCCGCCACGGTGGGAATACCAGCCAAGCCCATACGAATGGCAAGATCGCCTGCATTCATACAGCCACCTTCGGCCAAAGACGGTTCTTCGGCATGTTGCACCAACAACAGATCATAATTGCGTGCATAAGTCAGCGCCTTGCGCATCACCTTGGCAGAAGCCACCGCACGGGTCCCATCGGTAAAGGCCACCGCACCGGATTCCGCCAACATGCCCATTTCAGCCATGTCTTTCCCGTTCAGCCCCTTGGTAATGGCGCCATATGGGTAGACTTTGCTCAGGCCCAACAAACGGGCACGACGCGCAACAAATTCCACCACGCTCATATCATCAGTGACCGGATTGGTATTGGGCAGGCTGACCATGGAGGTCACACCGCCCTGGGTCGCCGCTTCACCGGCAGATTGCAATGTGCCTTTATGTTCTTCACCCGGTTCGCGGATTTGAACACGCATATCCACAAGGCCCGGCACCAGACAGGCCCCTTTACAATCCACCACGGTCGCTTCGCCGTAATGACCATTGGCTTTGGCATAGCCGGGGCCAAAATCGGCAATTTGTTCGCCTTCGGTTAAAACACCGCCCTGAATATCCAGATTACTGGCCGGATCAATCACACGGGCATTCACATAGGCAACACGGCCCAACGGCTTATCAAGTTTCACACTCATAGACCGTTCTCCTTGCGCCAAATATCCAGATTTTCTGTTACCACATCCAAGCACGCCATACGGGCGGCCACACCCATTTCCACCTGTTCCTGAATGGCGGAACGTTCAAAATCATCAGCCACATCAGAATCAATTTCCACCCCACGGTTCATGGGACCGGGGTGCATGATCAGGGCATCATCTTTGGCCACGGACAGTTTGTCATAATCCAGACCATAGAAATGGAAATATTCGCGCTGTGACGGCAAATAGGCCCCTTCCATACGTTCTTGTTGCAGGCGCAACATCATGACCACATCCACATCCTTGAGCCCTTCACGCATATCATGAAAGACTTCTGCGCCCAGTACACTCATGGATTTGGGCAACAAGGTGCTTGGGGCAACAAGACG
This sequence is a window from Terasakiella sp. SH-1. Protein-coding genes within it:
- the pyrC gene encoding dihydroorotase translates to MSVKLDKPLGRVAYVNARVIDPASNLDIQGGVLTEGEQIADFGPGYAKANGHYGEATVVDCKGACLVPGLVDMRVQIREPGEEHKGTLQSAGEAATQGGVTSMVSLPNTNPVTDDMSVVEFVARRARLLGLSKVYPYGAITKGLNGKDMAEMGMLAESGAVAFTDGTRAVASAKVMRKALTYARNYDLLLVQHAEEPSLAEGGCMNAGDLAIRMGLAGIPTVAETIMVARDVRLAEDTGGRLHFGHISTAESIDIIRRAKERGVRVTCDTAPPYFSLNELAVGDYRTFAKLSPPLRSEEDRQAIIEGLKDGTIDAIASDHAPEDEDSKRLPFAQAAFGGVGLETLLAITLELYHNKHMSLLECLRTVTCSPADIIGLPAGRLEKGAAADLCVFDPELGWKIDADQLASKSKNSPFDGRLAQGRCLRTVIDGRTVFEMK